In Bacillus sp. NP247, one DNA window encodes the following:
- a CDS encoding TerC family protein gives MDLEFLTSVLMIVGIDVVLGGDNAIVIALASRNLPESKRNKAILIGTILAIVLRILLTILAVYLLDIPFLQLIGGILLTLIAVNLLTDNNNDLSSIKGKTTLFQAVRTIVFADLVMGFDNVIAIAGAAHGRLSLVIIGLFISIPIIIWGSKLILILMERFPFLIYCGAAVLAYTAGKMITHEDRLATFFHHNPSFTASIPYLFIFTILCIGFIVQQVRLRNVKQ, from the coding sequence ATGGACTTAGAGTTTTTAACATCCGTACTAATGATTGTCGGTATCGATGTTGTACTAGGTGGCGATAACGCAATTGTCATCGCGCTAGCTAGCCGAAATTTACCTGAATCAAAACGAAATAAAGCCATTTTGATTGGTACTATTTTAGCAATTGTGCTACGAATTCTCCTCACAATACTAGCTGTCTATTTACTTGATATCCCATTTTTACAACTCATCGGCGGAATTTTACTCACATTAATTGCGGTAAATTTACTAACTGATAATAACAACGATCTTTCTTCTATCAAAGGAAAAACAACTTTATTCCAAGCTGTGCGTACAATTGTATTTGCGGATCTCGTTATGGGGTTTGACAATGTTATTGCCATTGCAGGAGCAGCTCACGGAAGACTTTCACTCGTAATTATCGGTTTATTCATTTCTATCCCGATTATCATTTGGGGAAGCAAACTTATTTTAATACTCATGGAACGCTTTCCATTTCTCATCTATTGCGGAGCAGCAGTTCTCGCCTATACAGCAGGAAAAATGATTACACATGAAGACAGACTTGCAACGTTTTTTCATCATAATCCTAGTTTTACCGCAAGTATCCCTTATTTGTTCATTTTCACGATTTTATGCATAGGCTTTATCGTTCAACAAGTACGATTACGTAATGTTAAACAGTAA
- a CDS encoding competence protein CoiA produces MFIARRENGEKIHLLYNRDEERLREMRKREKFFCTACGKEVQMKLGKQKRWHFAHKKVDSCLTFYEAESMYHMHGKELLYRWLKRQDFHVDIEHYLPVIQQRPDIYVERADRKIAIEYQCANLSIEQLYKRTYSYWKASIQVIWIIGGNQLKKQSTYWMTFSSLMAFSLQPYPQPFLIFFCPKQKLFMKCAFITPFSTNVSFSHTIYLPTDTTTVDMLFSPVPFRKEVLGKEWKRKKSHFRQNALSIWNYNHKSLLRLLYQYKCTPASFPSEIGVPLPSAFAFQTNPFIWQAFLYMKCIGMLKVGEYISLQYVCNYVAKYTKRRLLPYFAQHIWKVAVAEYMTFLCYAGVLIKIGINKYRKIRDVVVVKTEEEIMKYDEICLAHALSLFETKYNMRDGKGDIIKTDREGIT; encoded by the coding sequence ATGTTTATTGCAAGGAGAGAAAACGGAGAAAAAATTCATCTATTATATAACCGGGATGAAGAGCGTTTACGCGAAATGCGTAAACGAGAAAAATTCTTTTGTACAGCTTGCGGAAAAGAAGTGCAAATGAAATTAGGGAAACAGAAGCGCTGGCATTTTGCTCATAAGAAAGTGGATTCATGTCTTACCTTTTATGAAGCAGAATCTATGTATCATATGCACGGTAAAGAATTGTTATATAGATGGTTAAAACGTCAAGATTTTCATGTAGATATAGAGCATTATCTGCCGGTAATCCAGCAACGGCCAGATATTTACGTAGAGAGAGCGGATAGAAAAATTGCGATTGAATATCAATGTGCAAATCTCTCCATAGAGCAGCTGTATAAGCGAACGTATTCGTATTGGAAAGCTAGTATACAAGTCATCTGGATAATCGGTGGAAATCAGTTGAAAAAGCAATCCACCTATTGGATGACATTCTCCTCCCTTATGGCTTTCTCCTTACAACCTTATCCTCAGCCATTTCTTATTTTCTTTTGTCCGAAACAAAAATTGTTTATGAAATGCGCATTTATCACTCCGTTTTCTACAAATGTCTCTTTCTCACATACTATTTATTTACCAACTGATACGACTACTGTTGACATGCTCTTTTCTCCCGTTCCTTTCCGAAAAGAGGTATTAGGAAAAGAATGGAAGAGAAAAAAGAGCCATTTTCGGCAAAACGCTCTATCTATCTGGAATTATAATCATAAGTCACTACTCCGCCTCTTATATCAATATAAATGTACCCCAGCGAGTTTTCCCTCTGAAATCGGTGTTCCGCTCCCATCCGCGTTTGCTTTTCAAACAAATCCATTTATATGGCAAGCTTTTCTTTATATGAAGTGTATAGGTATGCTTAAGGTAGGGGAGTATATTTCCTTGCAATACGTATGTAACTATGTAGCAAAATATACGAAGAGGCGCCTACTTCCGTATTTTGCACAACATATATGGAAGGTAGCAGTTGCGGAGTATATGACATTTTTATGTTATGCAGGTGTATTAATAAAAATAGGTATTAATAAGTATCGAAAAATAAGAGATGTTGTGGTGGTAAAAACAGAGGAAGAAATTATGAAATATGATGAAATTTGCTTAGCTCATGCACTATCTCTATTTGAGACAAAGTACAACATGAGAGATGGAAAAGGGGATATAATAAAGACTGATCGTGAAGGAATTACATAA
- the pepF gene encoding oligoendopeptidase F has translation MAEQNTVKSLPNRNEIEEANTWRLEDIFQTDAEWEKEFQAIKELLPKLTEFKGKLGDSADNLLEALQYEDEISMRLGKLYTYAHMRYDQDTTNSVYQALNDRATNLYSQVSSSTAYIVPEILSISEDALQTFLQENRELSVYEHALEEITRQRPHVLSEAEEALLAEASEVMSASSNTFGMLNNADLKFPSIKGEDGEEVEITHGRYIQFLESDDRRVREDAFKAVYETYGKYKNTFASTLSGAVKRNNFNARVRKYDSARQAALSNNNIPEAVYDQLIESVNDNLHLLHRYIDIRKRALGLDELHMYDLYTPLVPEVKMNVKYEEAQEMLLKSLNVLGDEYVEILKEAYENRWVDVYENKGKRSGAYSSGAYGINPYILMNWHDNVNNLFTLAHEFGHSVHSYYTRKTQPHVYGDYSIFVAEVASTCNEALLNDYLLKTTEDKKERLYLLNHYLEGFRGTVFRQTMFAEFEHIIHKKVQEGHAVTPDMLTEIYYDLNKKYFGDALVIDKEIGLEWSRIPHFYYNYYVYQYATGFSAATALSKQILEEGQPAVERYINEFLKAGSSDYPIEVLKKAGVDMASPEPVKEALQVFEEKLNELEALLFEEK, from the coding sequence ATGGCTGAACAAAATACAGTAAAATCATTACCAAATCGCAATGAGATTGAAGAAGCAAACACATGGCGATTAGAAGATATTTTCCAAACAGATGCAGAATGGGAAAAAGAATTCCAAGCTATTAAAGAGCTATTGCCAAAGTTAACTGAATTTAAAGGGAAGCTTGGCGACTCTGCAGACAATTTGCTTGAGGCATTGCAATATGAAGATGAAATTTCAATGCGATTAGGTAAGCTATATACATATGCACATATGCGTTACGATCAAGATACAACAAACTCTGTGTATCAAGCATTAAATGATCGCGCAACAAATTTATACTCACAAGTATCTAGTAGCACAGCTTATATCGTACCTGAAATTTTATCTATTTCAGAAGATGCATTGCAAACATTCTTACAAGAAAATCGAGAACTAAGTGTATATGAGCATGCATTAGAAGAAATTACACGTCAACGCCCGCACGTATTATCTGAGGCAGAAGAAGCGTTATTAGCAGAAGCATCTGAAGTGATGAGTGCATCAAGTAATACATTCGGTATGTTGAATAATGCGGATTTGAAATTCCCATCTATTAAAGGTGAGGATGGAGAAGAGGTAGAAATAACACATGGTCGGTACATTCAGTTTTTAGAAAGTGATGATCGTCGTGTACGGGAAGATGCATTCAAAGCTGTATATGAAACGTACGGGAAATATAAGAACACATTTGCAAGTACGCTAAGTGGGGCTGTGAAACGTAATAATTTCAATGCGCGCGTTCGTAAATACGATTCTGCACGTCAAGCTGCATTAAGTAATAATAATATTCCTGAGGCGGTGTATGATCAACTTATTGAATCGGTAAATGATAATTTACACTTACTACATCGATACATTGATATTCGTAAGCGTGCTCTAGGTCTTGATGAGCTTCATATGTACGATTTATATACACCACTTGTACCAGAAGTGAAAATGAATGTGAAGTATGAAGAAGCGCAAGAAATGTTATTGAAATCTTTAAATGTACTTGGTGATGAATATGTTGAAATTTTAAAAGAAGCATATGAAAATCGCTGGGTAGATGTATATGAGAATAAAGGAAAACGAAGCGGAGCATATTCATCTGGTGCATACGGAATAAATCCGTATATTTTAATGAACTGGCATGATAATGTAAATAATTTATTTACACTTGCTCATGAGTTTGGTCATTCAGTGCATAGTTACTATACAAGGAAGACACAACCGCACGTATATGGTGATTATTCAATCTTCGTTGCAGAGGTAGCATCAACTTGTAATGAAGCACTTCTAAATGATTACTTATTGAAGACGACAGAAGATAAGAAAGAGCGTCTATATTTATTAAATCACTATTTAGAAGGTTTCCGTGGTACTGTATTCCGTCAAACAATGTTTGCAGAGTTCGAGCATATCATTCATAAAAAAGTACAAGAAGGACATGCCGTGACGCCAGATATGTTAACGGAGATTTACTACGATTTAAATAAGAAATATTTCGGGGATGCTTTAGTAATCGATAAAGAAATCGGTTTAGAATGGTCTCGTATTCCGCACTTCTATTACAACTATTACGTATATCAATACGCAACAGGATTTAGTGCAGCGACAGCTTTGTCAAAACAAATTTTAGAAGAGGGACAACCAGCAGTAGAACGTTACATTAACGAATTCTTAAAAGCTGGAAGCTCTGATTACCCAATTGAAGTGTTGAAAAAAGCAGGAGTAGATATGGCATCGCCAGAACCTGTAAAAGAAGCATTACAAGTATTTGAAGAGAAGTTAAATGAATTAGAAGCACTATTGTTTGAAGAGAAGTAA
- a CDS encoding globin encodes MSKQPMTPFEAIGGEQCIATLVDTFYSYVSEHPDLSPIFPDDLTETARKQKQFLTQYLGGPNLYTEEHGHPMLRARHLPFEITPKRAEAWLSCMEQAMDDTGVHGHIREFVFERLALTAQHMVNTPNETGEA; translated from the coding sequence ATGAGCAAGCAACCGATGACACCATTTGAAGCAATTGGCGGTGAACAATGCATTGCAACATTAGTGGATACATTTTATTCCTATGTCAGTGAACACCCTGACTTATCTCCGATCTTCCCGGATGATTTAACAGAAACCGCTAGGAAGCAGAAACAATTTTTAACACAATATTTAGGTGGTCCTAATTTATACACTGAAGAACATGGGCATCCTATGCTAAGAGCACGCCATCTTCCGTTTGAGATTACTCCAAAACGCGCAGAAGCTTGGCTATCATGTATGGAGCAAGCAATGGATGATACAGGAGTGCACGGTCATATAAGAGAGTTTGTTTTCGAGCGTTTAGCATTAACTGCTCAACATATGGTCAATACTCCAAATGAAACAGGTGAAGCGTAA
- a CDS encoding CYTH domain-containing protein, with the protein MTQEIEIEFKNMVTEEEFQTLCKSFSIEAFTKQVNHYFETPQFSLKDTGSALRIRHKDGTYTLTLKQPAEIGLLETHQSITEKEAKLMMETNAIIQGTVMDQLDKLQIPVSSLTYMGSLTTERAETLFEGGTLVFDHSFYYNHDDYEIEYEVQDEKTGKAAFIRLLKQHNVPVRHTNNKVKRFFLAKQNEER; encoded by the coding sequence ATGACACAAGAAATTGAAATTGAATTTAAAAATATGGTTACAGAGGAAGAATTCCAAACATTATGCAAATCTTTTTCTATTGAAGCATTTACAAAACAAGTGAATCACTACTTTGAAACACCTCAATTTTCTTTAAAAGATACGGGATCTGCTCTTCGTATTCGTCATAAAGATGGAACTTATACATTAACATTAAAACAACCTGCTGAAATTGGTTTATTAGAAACCCATCAATCTATAACAGAAAAAGAAGCCAAACTTATGATGGAAACAAACGCAATCATTCAAGGAACTGTCATGGATCAGCTAGACAAATTACAAATTCCCGTTTCCTCTTTAACTTATATGGGAAGTTTAACAACAGAAAGAGCTGAAACATTATTTGAAGGCGGAACACTTGTCTTTGATCATAGTTTCTATTACAATCACGATGATTATGAAATCGAATACGAAGTGCAAGATGAAAAGACCGGTAAAGCAGCATTTATAAGGTTATTAAAGCAACATAACGTACCAGTTCGTCATACAAATAACAAAGTAAAACGCTTTTTCCTTGCCAAACAAAACGAAGAGCGCTAA
- a CDS encoding ClpXP adapter SpxH family protein has translation MDKQEAKHMNMPSPSTCEHKSVEAYLFIDPLCKDCWDIEPFIIKLWLEYGKYFSIRHIVTGKVDGANASSHKWNKPANIRFVWEKTTSLQGFSCDGKVHMQEASSTPYLVSMAIKAAELQGRKAGSKFLRKLQEYILLENVSNPDCELLLTCAKDSGIDVEEFKKDLHSVSAKKAFQCDLKFTNEMHITEIPSLLFFHANSDEEGIKIAGIYSYDVYVQLLKELVKCEIEPEPLPPLEVLLEVTQFISSKEISFIYDCPQQEIERELKKLQLKRKVQMIEVKCERYWKWIAKEKDLV, from the coding sequence ATGGATAAGCAGGAAGCAAAGCATATGAATATGCCTTCTCCTTCCACATGCGAGCATAAGTCTGTAGAAGCATATTTATTTATTGATCCACTTTGTAAAGATTGTTGGGATATCGAGCCATTTATTATTAAACTATGGCTTGAATATGGGAAATACTTCTCTATTCGTCATATCGTAACAGGAAAAGTGGACGGGGCAAACGCTTCCTCACACAAATGGAATAAACCTGCTAATATTCGATTTGTGTGGGAAAAAACAACAAGTTTACAAGGTTTTTCATGTGATGGAAAAGTACATATGCAAGAGGCATCGTCAACACCGTATTTAGTTTCGATGGCAATTAAGGCGGCGGAGTTGCAAGGCCGAAAAGCAGGTTCGAAGTTTTTGCGAAAACTCCAAGAATACATTCTTCTTGAAAATGTATCAAACCCTGACTGTGAATTATTGCTTACATGTGCTAAAGATAGCGGCATTGATGTAGAGGAATTTAAAAAAGACCTACACTCAGTTAGCGCAAAAAAGGCTTTCCAATGCGACCTGAAATTCACAAATGAGATGCATATTACAGAAATACCTTCCCTCCTATTTTTTCATGCAAATTCAGATGAGGAAGGTATTAAAATCGCAGGAATTTATTCCTATGATGTATACGTACAGCTATTAAAAGAACTTGTAAAATGCGAGATTGAGCCAGAGCCATTACCTCCTTTAGAAGTATTACTAGAAGTAACACAATTTATTTCTTCAAAGGAAATCTCATTTATATATGACTGCCCTCAGCAAGAAATAGAACGCGAACTAAAAAAATTACAACTAAAACGAAAAGTACAAATGATTGAAGTGAAGTGCGAGCGTTATTGGAAATGGATAGCAAAAGAAAAAGACCTGGTGTAA
- a CDS encoding cardiolipin synthase has translation MKNTLKLLFFFLLLFAVFVSLRMFIDVAFYSDVIGIKDFSILGIISILFTVSAFLIGCVIFLENRHPSKTLTWLIVLGIFPVFGFFAYLLFGQNFRRKRMFQKKALLDEQAFLQYKGHEDYEERILRNHKHQELLFRLADRLGALNISFQTETRTLTNGDETFQEILDGLNRAKHHIHMEYYIVRDDKLGTEIKDILIKKSKEGVVVRFLYDAVGSFKLSNSYIEELNDAGVEMIPFFPVRFPILNDKINYRNHRKIVIIDGNEGFVGGLNIGDEYLGKDKYFGFWRDTHLYLRGEAVQSLQLIFLQDWFYMTGEAVLAPEYLQAEAVEGDHWGGVQLVGGGPDNKWETIKHLYFAMIASARKSIWIATPYFIPDDDILSALKVAALAGIDVRLLMPSKPDKRTVFYASRSYFPELLDAGVKIYEYEKGFLHSKVVIVDSDLASIGTANMDMRSFHLNFEVNAFLYDTGSIRKLVQDFKDDLEESSEIHVDRFHKRRLHRRIVESTYRLLSPLL, from the coding sequence ATGAAAAATACACTAAAACTACTTTTCTTTTTTCTACTACTGTTCGCAGTATTTGTTTCATTACGCATGTTTATTGATGTAGCATTTTATTCGGATGTCATTGGGATAAAGGATTTTTCGATTTTAGGTATTATTAGTATTTTATTTACGGTTTCCGCATTTTTAATTGGATGTGTTATTTTCTTAGAAAACCGCCATCCGTCAAAAACACTTACGTGGTTAATCGTACTAGGTATTTTTCCAGTATTCGGTTTCTTTGCTTATCTTTTATTTGGACAAAACTTTCGCAGAAAAAGAATGTTTCAAAAGAAGGCATTACTCGATGAACAGGCGTTTTTACAATATAAGGGACACGAAGATTACGAAGAACGGATTTTACGAAATCATAAGCATCAAGAATTGTTATTTCGTTTAGCAGATCGACTAGGTGCTTTAAATATTTCGTTTCAAACTGAAACGAGGACATTAACAAATGGAGACGAAACGTTTCAGGAAATTTTAGATGGGTTAAATCGAGCGAAACACCACATTCATATGGAGTATTACATTGTGCGTGATGACAAGCTAGGTACAGAAATTAAAGATATTCTAATAAAAAAATCCAAAGAAGGCGTTGTCGTACGTTTTTTATACGACGCGGTTGGAAGCTTTAAATTATCAAATTCGTATATTGAAGAATTGAATGATGCAGGAGTAGAAATGATTCCATTTTTCCCTGTGCGCTTTCCAATTTTAAACGATAAAATTAATTATCGAAACCACCGGAAAATCGTTATTATAGATGGAAATGAAGGGTTTGTAGGTGGATTAAATATTGGTGATGAGTATTTAGGGAAGGATAAATATTTCGGTTTTTGGCGAGACACGCATTTATATTTACGCGGTGAAGCAGTTCAAAGTTTACAGCTAATTTTCCTTCAAGACTGGTTTTATATGACTGGTGAGGCGGTATTAGCACCTGAATATTTACAAGCGGAAGCAGTTGAGGGTGATCATTGGGGCGGAGTCCAACTTGTTGGAGGTGGACCGGATAATAAATGGGAAACAATTAAACATTTATATTTTGCAATGATTGCTTCAGCTAGGAAATCGATTTGGATTGCAACACCATACTTTATTCCAGATGATGATATTTTATCTGCATTAAAAGTAGCTGCACTTGCTGGTATTGATGTTCGTTTGTTAATGCCAAGTAAGCCAGATAAGCGGACTGTCTTTTATGCATCAAGATCGTACTTTCCGGAGTTATTAGATGCAGGAGTAAAAATATATGAATATGAAAAAGGTTTTCTTCATAGTAAAGTTGTCATCGTGGATTCTGATCTCGCATCAATTGGGACAGCTAATATGGATATGAGAAGTTTTCATTTAAACTTTGAAGTAAATGCCTTTTTATATGATACAGGTAGCATTCGAAAGCTCGTTCAAGATTTTAAAGACGATTTAGAAGAATCCAGTGAAATTCATGTTGACCGATTTCATAAGAGACGTCTTCATAGGCGGATTGTTGAATCGACGTATCGGCTATTATCACCTTTATTATAG
- the mecA gene encoding adaptor protein MecA gives MDIERINDHTMKFFITYVDIEDRGFNREEIWYDRERSEELFWEMMDEARDHDDFFIDGPLWIQVQAVDKGIEVLVTKAELSKDGQKLELPIGVDKIIDIPLDEGIESLFQQELVEEVEEQVGTNFNEDGTFGFLIKFNDFEDVISLSHRLIFEDIKDELHSFEDRYYVYVEFDEVLHEEEEIDRILSIVLEYGEESTLTIHRVSEYGKQVVKERALETIRNNFPPKM, from the coding sequence TTGGATATTGAAAGAATTAATGACCATACAATGAAATTTTTTATTACGTACGTTGATATAGAGGACAGAGGGTTTAACCGTGAAGAAATTTGGTATGATCGCGAACGAAGTGAAGAGCTCTTTTGGGAGATGATGGACGAAGCTCGTGATCATGATGATTTCTTTATCGATGGGCCGTTATGGATTCAAGTGCAAGCAGTCGATAAAGGGATTGAAGTACTTGTAACGAAAGCGGAGCTTTCAAAGGATGGACAAAAGCTGGAACTACCAATAGGTGTGGATAAAATTATAGACATTCCTCTAGATGAAGGCATCGAATCATTATTCCAGCAAGAATTAGTGGAAGAGGTAGAAGAACAAGTAGGAACAAACTTTAATGAAGATGGTACGTTTGGCTTTTTAATTAAGTTTAATGATTTTGAAGATGTCATTTCATTAAGTCATCGTCTTATCTTTGAAGATATAAAAGATGAATTGCATTCATTTGAGGACCGCTATTATGTATATGTTGAATTCGATGAAGTGCTACATGAAGAAGAAGAAATTGATCGTATTTTAAGTATTGTTTTAGAATATGGAGAAGAATCTACTTTAACAATTCACCGTGTAAGCGAGTATGGGAAACAGGTTGTGAAAGAGCGTGCGCTTGAGACAATTCGCAACAATTTCCCTCCTAAAATGTAG
- the spx gene encoding transcriptional regulator Spx, whose translation MVTLYSSPSCTSCRKAKLWLEENHIPYTERNIFSDPLTIDEIKEILRMTESGTDEIISTRSKVFQELNVNLESLPLQDLYKMIRDYPGILRRPIMIDEKRLQVGYNEDEIRRFLPRTVRTFQLREAQRLVN comes from the coding sequence ATGGTAACATTATATAGTTCTCCAAGCTGTACGTCTTGTAGAAAGGCGAAATTATGGCTAGAGGAAAATCATATTCCTTATACAGAACGTAATATTTTCTCAGATCCATTAACGATTGATGAGATTAAAGAGATTTTACGTATGACAGAAAGCGGAACGGATGAGATTATTTCTACTCGTTCAAAAGTTTTCCAAGAATTGAATGTGAACTTAGAGTCTTTACCACTTCAAGATTTATATAAGATGATTCGTGACTATCCAGGTATTTTACGTCGTCCAATTATGATTGACGAAAAACGCCTTCAAGTAGGTTACAACGAAGACGAAATCCGTCGTTTCTTACCACGTACAGTAAGAACGTTCCAATTACGTGAAGCACAGCGTCTTGTAAATTAA